The proteins below come from a single Ktedonobacterales bacterium genomic window:
- a CDS encoding adenosylhomocysteinase — MSIPTSRSGDVKDRSLAPRGKQRIEWAAKEMPVLRLIREQFAKTQPLKGIKISGCLHITTETANLAITLKAGGADVVLCASNPLSTQDDVAASLNVDEGIPTFAIKGEDERTYYEHINLAIKHGPQITMDDGCDLVSTLHKEYPDSFLKNVICGTEETTTGVIRLRSMERDNVLRFPVLAVNESDTKHLFDNRYGTGQSSVDAIIRATNILLAGKTFVVAGYGWCGKGVASRARGMGANVVVTEVDPIRAIEAVMDGFRVMPLVKAAEIGDLFVTVTGDLNVMDQQHIERLKDGAILANSGHFNDEINIPAIEAITIEQRVVRDFVKEYTLNDGRHIYLLADGRLVNLSAAEGHPASVMDMSFANQALGAEYMLKNATTLQPRVYTIPHDIDKEIARLKLISMGIEIDTLTPEQEKYLSSWESGT; from the coding sequence GTGAGCATCCCAACCAGCCGCTCCGGCGATGTCAAGGATCGCAGTCTGGCCCCGCGCGGCAAACAGCGCATCGAATGGGCCGCCAAAGAGATGCCTGTGCTGCGGCTCATCCGCGAACAATTCGCCAAAACACAGCCCCTCAAGGGCATCAAGATTTCCGGCTGCCTGCATATCACCACCGAAACCGCCAACCTGGCAATCACCCTCAAAGCGGGCGGCGCTGATGTCGTGCTGTGCGCCAGCAATCCGCTCTCCACACAGGATGATGTCGCCGCCTCATTGAACGTTGATGAGGGCATCCCCACTTTCGCCATCAAGGGCGAGGACGAGCGAACCTACTACGAGCATATCAACCTGGCGATCAAACACGGCCCGCAGATTACGATGGATGATGGCTGTGATCTGGTTTCCACGTTGCACAAAGAGTATCCCGACTCGTTCCTTAAGAACGTCATCTGCGGCACCGAAGAAACGACCACCGGCGTTATCCGCCTGCGCAGCATGGAGCGCGATAACGTGCTGCGTTTCCCGGTGCTGGCGGTCAACGAGTCCGATACCAAGCATCTCTTCGATAACCGCTATGGCACCGGCCAGAGCAGCGTAGACGCCATTATCCGCGCCACCAACATCTTGCTGGCGGGCAAAACGTTTGTCGTCGCTGGCTATGGCTGGTGTGGCAAGGGCGTCGCTTCCCGCGCGCGTGGCATGGGCGCGAACGTCGTGGTCACCGAAGTGGACCCCATCCGCGCTATCGAGGCGGTGATGGATGGCTTCCGCGTGATGCCGCTCGTCAAGGCCGCCGAGATTGGCGATCTGTTCGTCACCGTGACCGGCGACCTCAACGTCATGGACCAGCAGCATATCGAGCGCCTGAAGGATGGCGCAATTCTTGCGAACTCCGGCCACTTCAATGACGAGATCAACATCCCGGCGATTGAAGCGATCACTATCGAGCAGCGCGTGGTGCGCGATTTCGTCAAAGAATACACGCTGAACGATGGCCGACACATCTATCTGCTGGCCGATGGCCGCCTGGTGAACCTGAGCGCCGCCGAGGGCCACCCCGCCAGCGTCATGGATATGAGCTTTGCCAACCAGGCGCTCGGCGCAGAATATATGCTCAAGAACGCCACAACGCTCCAGCCGCGTGTCTACACCATCCCACACGACATTGACAAAGAAATCGCCCGGCTCAAGCTCATCAGCATGGGCATCGAGATTGACACCCTGACACCAGAACAAGAAAAGTACCTGTCATCCTGGGAATCCGGCACCTGA
- a CDS encoding winged helix-turn-helix domain-containing protein gives MALEACGLSPVSQTLHWIMSVSIERNFTEDGKEMSALDTPAAQGASGFLPDRRSVAPLLLGPACWHEPALARMVSQGKEILLTPRENALLLLLLSAPYEWHKTGDLAALLGERLGMAEVSLQSVRQTMLGLRRKLDSCAVSSDLLRCRPGHGYGIFPPTITDPLS, from the coding sequence GTGGCCCTTGAAGCGTGCGGTCTTTCCCCGGTTTCTCAAACCCTGCACTGGATAATGAGTGTTTCTATCGAGCGCAATTTCACGGAGGATGGCAAAGAAATGTCTGCTCTCGACACCCCGGCAGCCCAGGGTGCTTCTGGATTCCTGCCTGATAGGCGCTCTGTAGCCCCATTGCTCCTTGGCCCCGCTTGCTGGCATGAGCCAGCCCTTGCCAGGATGGTGAGCCAGGGCAAGGAAATCCTGCTTACCCCACGCGAGAATGCCCTGCTCCTGCTCTTGCTGAGCGCGCCCTATGAATGGCACAAGACTGGCGACCTGGCGGCTTTGCTTGGTGAACGTCTCGGTATGGCAGAGGTTTCTCTGCAATCCGTCCGGCAGACCATGCTGGGCCTGCGCCGCAAACTGGATAGCTGTGCTGTATCCTCTGACCTGCTGCGCTGCCGTCCTGGGCATGGCTATGGCATTTTCCCGCCCACCATTACCGATCCGCTCTCTTGA
- a CDS encoding GNAT family N-acetyltransferase, with the protein MTTFTHARYTVRQTTDKDQIAAFLNRDRFYAGYALCDLEEGYFSACQWFLISDAQGEARGLTMEFGRLDPVVLFLMGEPGAVCAPLEQELTPAFIQITAQSAHLPTLEKRYRLRHIRDMLRMTVSKAAFRPAREQERAAPLTARDLPELNRIYRMASASAFAAYQLESGIFYGIKVDGRLVSTAGTHVISPSQRIAAVGNVFTHPHFRGRGFAQAVTAAVTAEALRGFGPDEPGQSEALAILNVRADNTPAIRAYKNIGYGDACRFVEAHGSRRWVSRLWNRG; encoded by the coding sequence ATGACGACATTCACCCACGCCCGCTACACGGTGCGCCAGACCACCGACAAAGACCAGATCGCGGCGTTCCTGAACCGTGATCGCTTCTACGCCGGATACGCCCTCTGCGATCTGGAAGAGGGGTATTTTAGCGCCTGTCAATGGTTTCTGATCAGCGATGCCCAGGGCGAGGCGCGTGGGCTGACCATGGAGTTCGGGCGACTGGATCCGGTGGTCCTCTTTCTGATGGGCGAGCCTGGGGCCGTGTGCGCTCCGCTGGAGCAAGAGCTAACCCCCGCTTTTATCCAGATCACCGCCCAATCAGCGCATCTTCCCACGCTGGAGAAACGCTACCGCCTGCGCCACATCCGCGACATGCTGCGCATGACCGTGAGCAAGGCCGCCTTTCGGCCTGCCAGAGAGCAGGAGCGCGCCGCGCCCTTGACCGCGCGCGATCTGCCTGAACTGAATCGCATCTATCGCATGGCCTCGGCCAGCGCCTTTGCCGCCTATCAACTGGAGAGTGGCATCTTCTACGGCATCAAAGTGGATGGGCGGCTCGTCTCCACCGCTGGCACACACGTCATCTCGCCCTCGCAGCGCATTGCCGCTGTAGGCAATGTCTTCACCCATCCGCATTTTCGTGGGCGCGGCTTCGCGCAGGCCGTCACTGCCGCCGTAACAGCAGAGGCGCTGCGCGGCTTCGGGCCGGACGAACCAGGCCAATCGGAGGCGCTGGCGATCTTGAACGTGCGCGCCGATAACACGCCCGCCATTCGTGCCTATAAGAACATCGGCTACGGCGACGCCTGCCGCTTTGTCGAAGCGCATGGCAGCCGCCGCTGGGTCTCGCGTCTGTGGAACAGAGGGTAA
- a CDS encoding PfkB family carbohydrate kinase, with amino-acid sequence MAILVVGSIGIDLVETPFGRAEDILGGAAAHFCAAASFYDTVNMIGVVGTDFPQAYLDYFRSRGADIAGIQIVEGSTFRWGGRYHLDMNTRDTLYTELGVFADFHPIIPASYRSAPILFLANIHPSLQNEVLDQTTSARLRVLDSMNFWISSTPKELKEVIGKVDVLLMSEEEARQYADVPGLVTAAHKILADGPRMIVIKQGSYGALLFSKDGSFFAAPAYPLEEVRDPTGAGDAFAGGFIGYLARASQKNGDLTTTDFKRALVHGNIMGSFHCEDFGMSRLKTLSPGEINTRYHEFLNFTHFDPDWVNGAR; translated from the coding sequence ATGGCGATTCTCGTTGTTGGCTCGATTGGCATTGATCTGGTCGAAACGCCCTTTGGCCGGGCCGAAGATATACTGGGCGGCGCAGCCGCCCACTTCTGCGCCGCCGCCTCGTTTTACGATACCGTCAACATGATCGGCGTCGTCGGCACCGATTTCCCCCAGGCGTACCTGGACTACTTCCGCAGCCGGGGCGCAGACATCGCGGGCATCCAGATCGTGGAAGGGAGTACCTTCCGCTGGGGCGGGCGCTATCACCTGGATATGAACACCCGCGACACACTCTATACCGAACTGGGCGTCTTTGCCGATTTCCACCCGATCATCCCCGCCAGCTATCGCAGCGCGCCCATCCTCTTTCTCGCCAATATCCATCCCTCGCTGCAAAACGAAGTGCTGGATCAAACTACCAGCGCGCGCCTGCGCGTGCTGGACAGCATGAACTTCTGGATCAGCAGCACGCCCAAAGAACTCAAAGAGGTGATCGGCAAAGTTGACGTGCTGCTGATGTCCGAAGAGGAAGCGCGCCAGTACGCCGACGTACCCGGCCTGGTGACAGCCGCGCATAAAATCCTGGCCGATGGCCCGCGTATGATCGTCATCAAGCAAGGCTCCTATGGCGCGCTGCTCTTCAGCAAAGATGGCAGCTTCTTTGCCGCGCCAGCTTACCCCCTGGAAGAGGTGCGCGACCCGACTGGCGCGGGCGATGCCTTTGCGGGCGGCTTCATCGGCTATCTCGCTCGCGCCTCCCAGAAGAATGGCGATCTGACGACTACCGACTTTAAGCGCGCCTTAGTTCATGGCAACATCATGGGGTCGTTCCACTGCGAAGACTTCGGCATGAGCCGCCTGAAGACGCTTTCGCCCGGAGAGATCAACACGCGCTACCACGAATTTCTGAACTTCACCCACTTTGACCCCGATTGGGTCAACGGGGCCAGATAA
- a CDS encoding HD domain-containing protein, which translates to MEPELQDAITQYVQEMLGPEGLLYASTIVANCKMLAVDQEDVDHDGLVMAAYLHDISTGVYGKEEHHRRSAEMAAAFLREWGVPEERVACVQAAIMVHSFAAPAEERDLVPIEGQILYDADKISRLGGLAVVTSLIELGAKYPDRTFTNEALSAILHHIEERYVELFQSLYTDTAKELCREKFGRTLAFLDGVLEQLTGSSEV; encoded by the coding sequence ATGGAACCCGAACTTCAGGACGCAATCACCCAATACGTGCAAGAGATGCTCGGCCCTGAAGGGCTGCTCTACGCCAGCACCATCGTCGCCAACTGTAAGATGCTGGCCGTTGACCAGGAAGACGTTGACCACGATGGGCTGGTCATGGCGGCGTATCTTCACGACATTTCCACGGGCGTCTATGGCAAAGAAGAGCATCACCGGCGCTCCGCCGAAATGGCTGCGGCGTTTCTGAGGGAATGGGGGGTGCCAGAGGAGCGCGTGGCCTGCGTGCAGGCTGCCATCATGGTACACAGCTTCGCCGCCCCCGCCGAAGAACGCGACCTCGTACCCATCGAGGGCCAAATCCTCTACGATGCCGATAAAATCAGCCGCCTGGGTGGGCTGGCCGTCGTCACTTCGCTGATTGAACTGGGCGCGAAATATCCTGATCGCACCTTTACCAACGAGGCACTCTCTGCTATCCTGCACCATATCGAGGAACGCTACGTTGAACTCTTCCAGTCGCTCTATACCGACACCGCCAAAGAACTCTGCCGCGAAAAGTTTGGGCGCACGCTGGCCTTTCTGGATGGCGTTCTGGAGCAATTGACAGGTAGCTCTGAGGTCTAA
- the mtnA gene encoding S-methyl-5-thioribose-1-phosphate isomerase — MKAQAFQTLWWETEPATQRGVLRMIDQSRLPDEVSILACRSAEEVAEAIITLKVRGAPAIGVAAAYGLALGLLSASSAALESAGAALARFDEIAALLRRTRPTAVNLPWALERMRGAAQTALAEGCAPPGLPARLLAEAEAIAREDADACQRMGDYGAALIHDGDTLLTHCNAGALATAGRGTALAPIFVARAQGKRVHVFVDETRPVLQGARLTTWELQQEGIPLTLITDNMAAHFMRKAGINAVFVGADRIAANGDVANKIGTYGLAILAREHTIPFYVVAPRSTIDLSLSSGEQITIEERPPDEVTHLRGVRIAPQGVNAANPAFDVTPHRYITAIITDCGIARPPFDQALARISSDQRAALKS, encoded by the coding sequence ATGAAAGCCCAAGCTTTCCAAACGCTCTGGTGGGAAACCGAGCCAGCCACGCAGCGCGGCGTCCTGCGCATGATCGATCAGTCGCGCCTGCCCGATGAGGTCAGCATCCTCGCCTGCCGCAGCGCAGAAGAGGTTGCTGAAGCCATCATTACACTCAAAGTGCGCGGCGCGCCAGCTATTGGCGTAGCAGCGGCCTATGGCCTGGCGCTGGGGCTGCTCAGCGCGTCATCGGCTGCGCTGGAAAGCGCCGGAGCCGCGCTGGCACGGTTCGATGAGATAGCCGCCCTCTTGCGGCGCACCCGCCCGACGGCGGTCAATCTGCCCTGGGCGCTGGAGCGCATGCGCGGCGCGGCGCAGACCGCGCTGGCGGAAGGCTGCGCACCTCCAGGGCTGCCAGCGCGTCTACTGGCGGAAGCCGAGGCTATCGCCAGGGAAGACGCCGACGCCTGCCAGCGTATGGGCGACTATGGGGCCGCGCTGATTCACGATGGCGATACGCTGCTGACGCATTGCAACGCGGGCGCGCTCGCCACCGCCGGGCGCGGGACCGCGCTGGCGCCTATCTTTGTCGCGCGCGCCCAGGGCAAGCGCGTCCATGTCTTTGTTGACGAGACGCGCCCCGTCTTACAGGGGGCGCGCCTTACCACCTGGGAATTGCAGCAGGAAGGCATCCCGCTCACGCTGATTACCGACAACATGGCCGCGCACTTCATGCGCAAAGCGGGTATCAACGCCGTGTTTGTGGGCGCAGACCGCATCGCCGCCAACGGCGATGTCGCTAATAAAATTGGTACCTATGGCCTGGCGATCCTGGCGCGGGAACATACCATTCCTTTCTATGTTGTCGCGCCGCGCTCGACCATTGATCTCTCGCTCTCTTCTGGCGAGCAGATCACGATTGAAGAGCGCCCGCCCGACGAAGTAACCCATCTGCGCGGCGTGCGCATCGCGCCGCAGGGCGTCAACGCAGCTAATCCGGCCTTTGATGTCACGCCGCATCGCTATATCACCGCCATCATCACCGATTGTGGCATTGCCCGACCACCGTTCGACCAGGCGCTGGCACGGATCAGCAGCGATCAACGCGCCGCGCTCAAATCCTGA
- a CDS encoding RNA polymerase sigma factor, translated as MARVESETTWSFERIYEEFKTPIYNYIYHLVGNREQADDLTQDTFLKAFKALPKMDASLKLSAWLYRIATNTAYDALRRRKLIAWLPWQDLDHEPADVESADPQETIGTTELVRGALKRMPAQYRAALLLYTQEGFSYGEIAQTLSIAESGVKMYLSRARQSFREHFRALEQGGALR; from the coding sequence ATGGCCAGGGTGGAATCGGAGACCACATGGTCCTTCGAGCGTATCTACGAAGAATTTAAAACGCCAATCTACAATTATATCTATCATCTGGTCGGGAATCGGGAACAGGCGGATGATCTGACCCAAGACACCTTCTTGAAGGCGTTCAAGGCGTTACCCAAGATGGATGCGAGCCTGAAGTTGTCTGCCTGGCTGTACCGCATCGCCACTAATACGGCCTATGATGCGCTTCGTCGGCGGAAGCTGATTGCCTGGCTGCCCTGGCAAGACCTGGATCACGAACCCGCCGATGTGGAAAGCGCCGACCCGCAAGAAACCATTGGGACTACTGAACTGGTGCGCGGCGCGCTCAAACGCATGCCCGCCCAGTATCGGGCCGCGCTCTTACTGTATACGCAGGAGGGCTTTTCCTATGGTGAGATTGCCCAGACCTTGAGTATTGCAGAGAGCGGCGTAAAGATGTACCTCTCTCGCGCGCGGCAGTCGTTTCGAGAACACTTCCGGGCGCTGGAGCAGGGAGGAGCTTTGAGATGA
- a CDS encoding zf-HC2 domain-containing protein, with translation MNCDRAGELLGVYLRDELMPSTRAEVQAHLDHCASCRADLDLDRLVFELPRVEPSAALHERIFSSPEFREIARAVRLQNNPGDTFSEGRSSGESHAPAGDKISANGAYSHLKVLRPSGPVAREGGNGHHRPVARTERNIRRIDWQGMALRLVAAAAVLVLVLGSALVAKNLLQTQPPVAAIPTFDPAGPVTGPLAAGNRAVYLHNGRLWSAPEHGPQIRSPLTDRSVTVAPGWTVAPAAGSNGAHHLAYIDLKTGTLHIIQTDDRADLTVGRVAPQGADQATFWQSAEGRAILAGLAWAPDARQLAFVADRDGAGAALWVANADGSAARPVSGPAAPGVLPSLPAWALDGSDLAYVLIGNDAPSIWNYAFDANPPQMLEQRAWPGGNAQDVVRGLFWTSDTLNPTITWSVGTSDGKLIKGLWSYRLNQTPHLARLTSPGATFSMVDYSAQAGGTGSWLVAQVNVGLRSIHADGSAVMGLASGHIAAVRWSPDGPNALYVVAETGAKKGTLWTWTPLLGQRQIAGNVSLNPLPAWSPDGRYVLYVADSHVWNALASGSSEPLAGSDAATALSWAPDGARVALAGARGITISDSDGSSPSQVDNVSGVDAVIWTAVP, from the coding sequence ATGAACTGTGATCGGGCTGGAGAATTGCTCGGCGTGTATCTGCGCGACGAGTTGATGCCCTCCACCCGAGCAGAGGTACAGGCGCACCTGGACCACTGCGCATCCTGTCGCGCTGATCTTGATCTTGACCGGCTAGTATTTGAGCTACCCAGGGTCGAACCCTCGGCAGCCTTGCATGAACGCATCTTTTCCTCCCCCGAATTTCGGGAAATCGCGCGAGCGGTTCGCCTGCAAAACAATCCAGGCGACACGTTCTCCGAGGGCCGATCCTCCGGTGAAAGCCATGCACCGGCTGGAGATAAGATTAGCGCCAATGGCGCCTATTCGCATCTGAAGGTGCTGCGTCCCAGTGGGCCAGTGGCCCGCGAGGGAGGCAATGGGCATCATCGCCCGGTTGCCCGGACTGAGCGGAATATTCGGCGGATAGATTGGCAAGGGATGGCGCTGCGTCTGGTGGCGGCGGCGGCGGTGCTGGTGCTTGTCCTTGGCTCGGCGCTGGTGGCGAAAAACCTGCTGCAAACCCAGCCTCCCGTTGCTGCTATCCCCACTTTTGACCCGGCTGGCCCGGTGACTGGCCCGTTGGCTGCTGGCAATCGGGCCGTCTATCTGCATAATGGGCGGCTCTGGAGCGCGCCTGAACACGGCCCACAGATTCGCTCGCCGCTGACTGATAGATCAGTGACGGTGGCTCCCGGTTGGACGGTGGCTCCGGCGGCTGGCTCGAATGGGGCGCATCACCTGGCGTATATTGATCTGAAGACGGGGACGCTCCATATTATCCAGACGGATGATCGCGCCGACCTGACGGTTGGGCGCGTGGCCCCGCAGGGCGCTGACCAGGCAACCTTCTGGCAAAGCGCCGAGGGCCGGGCGATTCTGGCCGGACTGGCCTGGGCGCCAGATGCGCGGCAGCTCGCTTTCGTGGCTGACCGCGATGGCGCGGGCGCGGCGCTGTGGGTTGCCAATGCTGATGGTTCAGCGGCGCGCCCTGTGAGCGGCCCTGCTGCCCCTGGTGTGCTGCCATCATTGCCAGCCTGGGCATTGGATGGCTCGGACCTCGCCTATGTGCTGATCGGGAATGACGCTCCCAGCATTTGGAACTATGCCTTTGATGCTAATCCGCCGCAGATGCTGGAGCAGCGCGCCTGGCCTGGGGGCAATGCCCAGGATGTTGTGCGCGGCCTCTTCTGGACCAGCGATACGCTCAATCCGACGATCACCTGGAGCGTCGGCACGTCGGATGGAAAGCTGATCAAGGGCCTGTGGTCATATCGGCTTAACCAGACGCCGCATCTGGCGCGGCTGACCTCGCCAGGGGCCACCTTTAGCATGGTTGATTATAGCGCGCAGGCTGGCGGTACGGGTTCGTGGCTGGTGGCGCAGGTGAACGTGGGGCTGCGCTCTATCCATGCGGATGGCTCGGCGGTGATGGGGCTGGCTTCGGGACATATAGCCGCTGTGCGCTGGTCGCCTGATGGTCCCAACGCGCTGTATGTGGTGGCCGAAACTGGCGCGAAGAAGGGTACGCTCTGGACCTGGACGCCCCTGCTGGGGCAGCGCCAGATCGCCGGGAATGTGTCCCTGAACCCCTTGCCCGCCTGGTCGCCAGATGGCCGATATGTGCTCTATGTGGCGGACAGCCATGTCTGGAATGCGCTTGCCAGCGGGAGCAGCGAACCGCTCGCTGGCTCAGACGCGGCGACCGCCTTGAGTTGGGCGCCAGACGGTGCGCGTGTGGCCCTGGCAGGCGCAAGGGGCATTACCATCAGCGATTCAGATGGGAGTTCGCCCAGCCAGGTTGATAACGTGAGCGGCGTAGATGCAGTGATCTGGACCGCTGTGCCGTAA
- a CDS encoding RNA-guided endonuclease TnpB family protein produces the protein MKLAPAPSQHRALLDVMHAFNAACNAVAEEAFTLKSANKFALQKHVYARLRAEFRLPAQLAIRAISKTSEVYKRDKAIKPAFRPEGAIVYDQRVMSFKGLNQVSLLTRAGRVLVPFLIGGYQEARLQAIQGQADLIYRNGVFFLAVTLEAPTPPAEQPTDTLGVDLGIVNLATDSDGDTFSGQAVEHTRARLLKLRAALQKRGTKSAKRHLKRLRRKERRFHTNTNHVLSKKLVAKARASHRGIAIEDLRHIRQRTDSTVRRSQRHRHASWSFAQLRAFLSYKAALAGVCLHLVDPRNTSRTCSVCGHCEKANRKSQAEFVCQSCGYAAPADYNAAINISRAAVKQPIVVAAA, from the coding sequence TTGAAGTTAGCCCCTGCGCCATCGCAGCATCGCGCCCTCTTGGACGTGATGCACGCTTTTAACGCCGCCTGCAACGCGGTAGCAGAAGAGGCATTTACCCTGAAAAGCGCCAACAAGTTTGCACTTCAGAAGCACGTCTATGCCCGCCTGCGTGCTGAGTTTAGGCTGCCCGCTCAACTGGCGATACGCGCCATCAGCAAGACCAGCGAAGTCTACAAACGCGATAAGGCCATCAAGCCCGCGTTTCGCCCAGAAGGGGCCATCGTCTATGACCAGCGGGTGATGTCCTTCAAGGGGCTGAATCAGGTCTCGCTCTTGACGCGCGCCGGGCGTGTCCTGGTTCCCTTCCTCATTGGCGGGTATCAAGAGGCGCGTCTGCAAGCCATCCAGGGCCAGGCTGATTTGATCTACCGCAACGGCGTGTTTTTTCTGGCCGTAACCCTGGAGGCGCCAACGCCGCCCGCAGAGCAGCCTACCGATACGCTGGGTGTTGATCTGGGCATTGTCAACCTCGCCACCGACAGCGACGGAGACACCTTCAGCGGGCAAGCGGTGGAACACACCAGAGCGCGCCTCTTGAAGTTACGGGCCGCCCTGCAAAAGCGAGGTACGAAATCGGCCAAACGCCATCTCAAACGCCTCCGGCGCAAAGAGCGCCGCTTTCATACGAACACCAACCACGTTCTCAGCAAAAAGCTGGTTGCCAAAGCCAGGGCCAGTCATCGCGGCATAGCGATTGAAGACCTAAGACACATCCGTCAACGGACGGACAGCACGGTTAGAAGGTCGCAGCGTCATCGCCATGCCTCCTGGTCCTTTGCCCAACTCCGTGCCTTCCTCTCCTATAAGGCCGCGCTTGCTGGCGTCTGCCTCCATCTGGTAGACCCGCGCAATACGTCTCGCACCTGCTCAGTCTGTGGACACTGCGAGAAAGCCAATCGCAAGAGCCAGGCTGAGTTCGTCTGTCAGTCGTGTGGGTACGCTGCGCCTGCCGACTACAACGCTGCCATCAATATTTCCAGGGCTGCTGTCAAACAGCCTATCGTAGTCGCTGCTGCTTAG